From one Tetragenococcus osmophilus genomic stretch:
- a CDS encoding FUSC family protein has translation MLGATIATIMAVFVHFVEKEEPEIIEEKNLFQRIFEDPGVFLDGIFYSATLFLAVYLSSGLQLRNPYWMVVSCAAILQGDNLRAIMQRNVQRILGTIIGIGIAALLLNASLTTLETIFFIIILFTISQISVRSNYALSAFFTTPMALLLSTLTKDQSVPTLLQYRFIGIALGALLGASSALLITTGLRFYNRSFHLHENFDKDPD, from the coding sequence TTGTTAGGTGCAACTATTGCCACTATTATGGCAGTGTTTGTCCACTTTGTTGAAAAAGAAGAACCCGAAATTATAGAAGAAAAAAATCTTTTTCAACGGATTTTTGAAGACCCGGGCGTTTTTTTGGATGGTATTTTTTATAGCGCCACTTTATTTTTAGCCGTCTATCTAAGTTCAGGCTTACAATTACGTAACCCTTATTGGATGGTTGTCTCTTGTGCGGCTATTTTACAAGGAGATAACCTAAGAGCGATTATGCAACGTAATGTGCAGCGGATTTTAGGTACAATTATTGGAATAGGCATCGCTGCGCTATTATTGAATGCGTCTTTAACTACACTGGAAACGATCTTTTTTATCATTATTCTTTTTACAATCTCTCAAATCTCTGTACGTAGCAATTACGCATTATCTGCTTTTTTCACCACTCCTATGGCTTTATTACTATCTACTCTGACTAAAGACCAAAGTGTTCCCACATTGTTACAGTATCGCTTTATCGGTATTGCTTTAGGAGCCTTATTAGGGGCCAGTTCTGCTTTATTAATCACGACAGGACTTAGGTTTTATAATCGTTCCTTTCACTTACATGAAAACTTCGATAAAGATCCTGACTAA
- a CDS encoding acyltransferase family protein translates to MEKKRIKNSRYITGIDGIRALAVIGVIFYHLMPSKLPGGYLGVPILFVISGYLITDLLRQEWQQNDKISVLKFYTRRLKRLYPSLVTVLVVSTAYITLFQRNLLNNLRGSVLSSLLYVNNWWQIDHGLSYFDRFGNESPFTHLWTMAVEGQNYLIWPLLFILLVKFVKRKDRIFYILSIGALLSAIGMAIGFTPGEDPTRVYYGTDTRIFSILIGNALAFVWPSTRLKEQIPDSAKKILNITGLASLFLLVLSYVFMDDRFNFPYYGGIYLVSLVTAVLVAVTAHPGASLNRWLTNPVFSYLGKRSYGIYLYQFPVMILYEAQINVANNVWLHVFIELGLILISSELSYRFIEESLRKFDYKKSWQKIKNWFFMPILSKQKAVGIASFIVVAIASIGVTIAPNDNVNANQAEFQAEIQENKKAAQGSKNGDEETENTEDTEQTQDSNAEEEDILQTFSTDTDHVMEKYDLTENQVKRARNTDVTAFGDSVLLGSTKNIQEVFPDAIIDADVGRQLYDSVDLLQELKDEGDLQENVVLALGSNGYADEDQFDDLMNVIGDRTVYLMNVRVPTQRWQNDNNELFNKMADKYKRVTLIDWYSLSNENNQWFREDQVHPTDVGRVEYTSLLAREILK, encoded by the coding sequence ATGGAGAAAAAGAGAATTAAAAATAGTCGCTATATTACAGGAATTGATGGAATCCGTGCATTAGCAGTTATTGGAGTTATTTTTTATCATTTGATGCCATCAAAGTTGCCCGGAGGCTATTTAGGAGTGCCAATCCTTTTTGTTATCTCTGGTTACTTGATTACGGATTTGTTGCGTCAAGAGTGGCAACAAAATGATAAAATTAGTGTCTTGAAGTTTTATACTCGACGCTTAAAAAGACTATATCCATCTTTAGTTACAGTATTAGTCGTTTCAACTGCATACATAACGTTATTTCAACGTAATTTATTAAATAATTTACGTGGCTCTGTTTTGAGTAGCCTCTTATATGTGAATAATTGGTGGCAAATTGATCATGGTCTTTCTTATTTTGATCGTTTTGGTAACGAATCTCCTTTTACTCATTTATGGACAATGGCAGTAGAAGGGCAAAATTATTTGATTTGGCCACTTCTTTTTATTCTGTTGGTGAAATTTGTTAAGCGCAAAGATCGAATTTTTTATATTTTGTCTATTGGAGCGCTCCTTTCAGCAATTGGGATGGCCATTGGTTTTACTCCTGGAGAAGATCCAACGAGAGTTTATTATGGGACAGATACTCGGATCTTTTCGATCCTTATAGGAAATGCTTTGGCATTTGTTTGGCCTAGCACTCGTTTGAAAGAGCAAATTCCTGATAGTGCTAAGAAGATTTTGAATATTACCGGACTAGCGTCCTTGTTTTTATTAGTTCTTTCCTATGTTTTTATGGATGATCGCTTTAACTTTCCATATTATGGAGGAATATATTTAGTTAGTTTAGTTACGGCTGTTTTAGTTGCTGTGACAGCTCATCCTGGTGCAAGTCTTAATCGTTGGTTGACTAACCCAGTGTTTAGTTATTTAGGCAAACGTAGTTATGGCATTTATTTATATCAATTTCCGGTAATGATTCTTTATGAAGCACAAATTAATGTAGCTAATAATGTTTGGTTACATGTATTTATTGAATTGGGATTGATCCTAATTTCTAGCGAATTATCTTATCGTTTTATTGAGGAATCATTGCGAAAATTTGATTATAAAAAATCATGGCAAAAGATCAAAAACTGGTTTTTTATGCCAATACTCAGCAAGCAAAAGGCCGTGGGTATTGCAAGCTTTATTGTTGTTGCTATTGCTTCGATTGGCGTAACTATTGCTCCCAACGATAATGTGAATGCGAACCAAGCAGAATTTCAAGCAGAAATTCAAGAAAATAAAAAAGCAGCGCAAGGAAGTAAAAACGGAGACGAAGAAACAGAAAATACAGAAGACACTGAACAAACGCAAGATAGTAATGCTGAAGAGGAAGATATTTTACAAACCTTTAGCACAGATACAGACCATGTGATGGAAAAATACGATTTAACAGAAAACCAAGTAAAACGTGCACGTAATACAGACGTTACAGCTTTTGGAGATTCTGTTTTGCTAGGATCGACTAAAAACATTCAAGAAGTTTTCCCAGATGCTATTATTGATGCAGATGTTGGTCGTCAATTATATGATAGTGTGGATCTTTTACAAGAGTTAAAAGACGAAGGGGATTTACAAGAAAATGTCGTATTAGCTCTTGGAAGTAACGGATATGCTGATGAAGATCAATTTGATGACTTAATGAATGTTATTGGAGATCGCACGGTTTATTTAATGAACGTTCGTGTACCAACTCAACGTTGGCAAAATGATAATAATGAACTGTTTAATAAAATGGCGGACAAATATAAACGTGTCACGTTAATTGATTGGTATAGTTTAAGTAATGAAAATAACCAATGGTTCCGTGAAGACCAAGTTCACCCAACTGATGTGGGTCGAGTAGAGTATACTTCACTATTAGCAAGGGAAATATTAAAATAA
- the comGB gene encoding competence type IV pilus assembly protein ComGB: MLKNKYKNNALMREQFLEMLVSLLENGFSLQESLSVMQRNQQFSLGILQCFTEGLAKGATFAECFYQAGFSLQEMTQVQLADVHGNVVTTLKNILATMQIIRKQKKELSKVATYPVLLFIFVIVLLFAMRFFLLPSLLQSGMIETQHWSIGVISYGPFVMGGTVLFIGILASVCLWYSKRQSVIYRAVLTARLPLVGRVYRMYQTSYFSLEWGKMFKQGLEARQILAFMETVNPHSLVASLAKELNQALSFGKPLAEELEQYSFLLPEFSLIILQGEVKGKLGEELLLYSQLLTKRIVGKVEGWLRWVQPVVFLFIAVLIMAIYIAMFLPMYENIGGIME; encoded by the coding sequence ATGCTGAAGAATAAGTATAAAAATAATGCGCTTATGCGCGAACAATTCTTAGAAATGTTAGTTAGCTTGTTGGAAAATGGCTTTTCATTGCAAGAAAGTTTATCAGTTATGCAACGTAATCAGCAATTTTCCCTAGGTATTTTGCAGTGTTTTACCGAGGGACTTGCCAAGGGAGCTACTTTTGCGGAGTGTTTTTATCAAGCAGGATTTTCTTTACAAGAGATGACTCAAGTGCAATTAGCAGATGTGCACGGAAATGTTGTAACAACATTAAAAAATATCTTAGCTACTATGCAAATTATACGAAAGCAGAAAAAAGAATTAAGTAAAGTTGCGACATATCCGGTGCTGTTGTTTATATTTGTTATTGTTTTGTTATTTGCTATGCGATTCTTCCTTTTACCTTCCTTGTTACAATCTGGCATGATCGAAACTCAGCATTGGAGTATCGGAGTGATTTCTTACGGACCATTTGTTATGGGCGGGACAGTATTATTTATAGGAATTTTAGCAAGTGTGTGTTTGTGGTATAGCAAAAGACAATCCGTGATTTATCGTGCTGTGCTTACTGCCCGTCTCCCTTTAGTTGGGCGAGTATATAGAATGTATCAAACAAGTTACTTTTCTTTAGAGTGGGGAAAGATGTTTAAACAAGGTTTAGAGGCTCGGCAAATTTTAGCTTTTATGGAGACGGTCAACCCGCATTCTTTGGTTGCCAGTTTAGCTAAAGAGTTAAATCAAGCGCTGAGTTTTGGTAAACCCTTAGCAGAGGAATTAGAACAATATTCCTTTTTACTACCAGAGTTTTCTCTAATCATTTTACAAGGGGAAGTAAAAGGAAAATTAGGAGAAGAATTATTATTGTATAGCCAATTATTAACCAAAAGAATCGTAGGAAAGGTGGAAGGGTGGCTACGTTGGGTGCAACCTGTCGTATTTTTGTTTATAGCTGTTTTAATTATGGCAATTTATATAGCGATGTTTTTACCTATGTATGAAAATATAGGAGGAATTATGGAATGA
- the comGA gene encoding competence type IV pilus ATPase ComGA, which yields MTIEELSDELISYGSLQKMQDMYLYLLDKQATIYFRKNAQMIKYKKISSEQAQQLVLRFKYLGEMDVGEKRKAQLGAISYLLKDHTQRLRLSTVGDYQGNESLVIRFLYNLNQEKPAYFIPKDAELIQQKIQEERGLYLFSGPTGSGKTTLMYHLAQNTKGQVITIEDPVEIEEPNFLQLQTNEKIQQTYDQLIKLSLRHRPDLLIIGEIRDQLTAKAAIRAALTGHTVLATVHAKGVSETKSRLLDLVGSQTELGDCLNGVIYQQLFLDYKKESRALLAYEFFTGFLEKREWSEAYAQIYESGLIYAEE from the coding sequence ATGACGATCGAAGAACTGTCTGATGAATTAATTTCTTATGGGAGTTTGCAAAAAATGCAAGATATGTATCTATACTTATTAGATAAACAAGCAACGATTTATTTTCGCAAAAATGCACAAATGATTAAGTATAAGAAAATTTCATCTGAACAAGCTCAACAATTAGTGTTGCGTTTTAAATACCTAGGTGAAATGGACGTGGGAGAAAAACGTAAAGCTCAACTTGGGGCGATCAGCTACCTACTTAAAGATCATACACAAAGGTTACGTTTATCAACAGTAGGTGATTACCAAGGCAATGAAAGTTTAGTAATTCGTTTTTTATATAATTTAAACCAAGAAAAGCCAGCGTATTTCATTCCAAAAGACGCAGAACTAATTCAACAAAAAATCCAAGAAGAAAGAGGCTTATACCTTTTCAGCGGACCTACTGGCTCAGGCAAAACAACATTGATGTATCATCTTGCCCAAAATACAAAAGGTCAAGTGATTACGATCGAAGACCCAGTGGAAATTGAAGAACCCAATTTTTTACAATTGCAGACAAATGAAAAAATTCAGCAGACCTATGATCAATTGATCAAACTATCTTTACGACATCGACCAGATTTATTGATTATTGGAGAAATACGGGACCAGTTGACAGCTAAGGCAGCTATTCGTGCGGCATTAACGGGTCATACCGTACTAGCAACTGTCCATGCTAAAGGAGTATCTGAAACGAAAAGCCGTCTGCTAGATTTGGTAGGAAGCCAAACAGAATTGGGAGATTGTTTAAATGGGGTGATTTATCAACAATTATTTTTAGACTATAAGAAGGAAAGCCGTGCTTTACTTGCCTATGAATTTTTTACTGGATTCTTAGAAAAAAGAGAGTGGTCAGAGGCTTATGCACAGATCTATGAAAGCGGGTTAATCTATGCTGAAGAATAA
- a CDS encoding YitT family protein: protein MKNFWKSIVHSDYLTRLSFSLVYALLASVALNFFYEPGNIYASGATGVAQIVSTLFQQVLHIDLSIAWALLLTNFPLFILGWFKISHRFTIFTGVTVGLTSLFMELIPTEVLTTDPIICAIFGGVLTGAGIGYAFKNGLSSGGLDFITIYIRKKTGRDVGSLAIIFNGMIMFAAGMLFGWQYALYSALSIFVSGKVTDVVYTKQKKMQVMIITQRPEAVMDSLQKRLRRGITIINDAQGAYTKEKETVLFTIVTRYEMPLLREGMNESDNDAFVSIVENVQILGNFYEEEL, encoded by the coding sequence ATGAAAAATTTCTGGAAATCAATCGTACATTCGGATTATCTTACTAGACTTTCTTTTTCACTTGTTTATGCTTTACTAGCTTCTGTAGCTTTAAATTTTTTCTATGAGCCAGGAAATATTTATGCAAGTGGTGCCACAGGTGTTGCACAAATTGTCTCTACTTTATTTCAACAAGTTTTACATATTGACCTTTCTATTGCTTGGGCACTGTTGTTGACGAATTTTCCTTTATTTATATTAGGTTGGTTTAAAATTAGTCACCGCTTTACTATTTTTACTGGAGTGACGGTAGGTTTGACTTCTTTATTCATGGAATTAATTCCAACAGAAGTTTTGACTACTGATCCTATTATTTGTGCAATTTTTGGTGGTGTTTTAACCGGTGCAGGAATTGGTTATGCTTTTAAAAATGGACTTTCTTCTGGGGGATTAGATTTTATTACGATCTATATCCGTAAAAAAACAGGAAGAGATGTTGGCTCACTGGCTATAATATTTAACGGCATGATTATGTTTGCCGCGGGGATGTTATTTGGATGGCAGTATGCTTTATACAGTGCTTTGTCTATATTTGTTAGCGGCAAAGTGACCGACGTTGTTTATACAAAGCAAAAGAAAATGCAAGTGATGATTATTACGCAACGTCCAGAAGCTGTTATGGACTCTTTGCAGAAACGATTACGCCGAGGGATTACTATTATAAACGATGCACAAGGCGCTTATACTAAAGAAAAAGAGACAGTTTTGTTTACTATCGTGACTCGTTATGAAATGCCTCTATTACGCGAAGGAATGAATGAATCAGATAATGATGCCTTTGTTAGTATTGTAGAAAATGTCCAAATTTTAGGGAACTTTTATGAAGAAGAATTATGA
- the aspS gene encoding aspartate--tRNA ligase, with protein MGNRTVYCGLVDKENLEQTVTLQGWVQKRRDLGGVIFIDLRDREGIVQVVFNPKNSQNAWETADTCRSEYVLEVTGIVKKRDEEAINPNMQTGEFEVMASDITVLNTSKTPPFSIEEDTKAGDEIRLKYRYLDLRRSNMTQNLMLRAKVTQTIRRYLDDHKFLDIETPFLGKSTPEGARDYLVPSRVHPGHFYALPQSPQIFKQLLMNAGFDRYYQIVRCFRDEDLRGDRQPEFTQVDIEASFLTPEDIQEYTEQMLAQVMKVARGIDIPLPFPKMTWDEAMNRFGSDKPDTRFAMELIDLSDVVKDVDFKVFQMALQNGGTVKALNAKGAADKYSRKDMDHLAQYASQFGAKGLAWLKVEEDGLKGPIAKFLTSVEDALIAKTNAEVGDLIMFGADSFEVVTATLGAVRTHLAKELDLIDSSKFNFLWVVDWPQFEYDKEEGRYVSAHHPFTMPKEEDIPYLQTDPAKVNAQAYDVVLNGYELGGGSLRIHTRELQEQVFRTLGFTQEKMNEQFDFLLEALDYGFPPHGGIALGLDRLVMLVAGEDNIREVMAFPKNGKAMDPMTHAPSTVSPLQLYELNIDVTDTEE; from the coding sequence ATGGGAAATAGAACAGTTTACTGTGGTCTGGTTGATAAAGAGAATTTAGAACAGACAGTTACCTTACAAGGATGGGTACAAAAAAGAAGAGACTTAGGTGGCGTGATTTTTATAGATTTGCGCGATCGCGAAGGCATTGTCCAAGTGGTGTTTAATCCGAAAAATTCACAAAATGCTTGGGAAACTGCGGACACTTGTCGTAGCGAATACGTATTAGAAGTGACAGGCATTGTGAAAAAACGCGATGAAGAAGCGATCAACCCTAATATGCAAACAGGCGAATTTGAAGTGATGGCAAGTGATATTACCGTTTTAAATACCTCTAAAACGCCGCCTTTTTCAATTGAAGAAGACACCAAAGCTGGAGACGAAATTCGATTAAAATACCGTTATTTAGATTTGCGACGTAGCAATATGACTCAAAACTTAATGTTACGTGCTAAAGTGACACAAACGATTCGGCGCTATTTAGATGACCATAAGTTTTTGGATATTGAAACGCCATTTTTAGGAAAGTCAACACCAGAAGGAGCTCGTGATTATCTGGTTCCTTCACGGGTACATCCAGGTCATTTTTATGCCTTGCCGCAGTCTCCTCAAATTTTCAAGCAATTGTTGATGAATGCAGGTTTTGATCGTTATTATCAAATTGTACGCTGTTTTAGAGATGAAGATTTAAGAGGAGATCGTCAGCCAGAATTTACTCAGGTAGACATTGAAGCTTCTTTTCTAACACCTGAAGACATTCAGGAATATACTGAACAAATGTTAGCTCAGGTTATGAAAGTGGCACGAGGCATTGATATTCCTCTTCCTTTTCCTAAGATGACTTGGGATGAAGCGATGAACCGTTTTGGCAGTGATAAACCAGATACACGTTTTGCTATGGAATTGATTGACTTATCAGATGTGGTAAAAGACGTTGACTTTAAAGTCTTTCAAATGGCACTGCAAAATGGCGGTACGGTTAAAGCGTTAAATGCTAAAGGAGCTGCGGATAAATATTCACGGAAAGATATGGATCATTTAGCGCAATATGCTAGCCAGTTTGGTGCTAAAGGTTTAGCTTGGTTGAAGGTAGAAGAAGATGGGCTTAAAGGGCCTATTGCGAAGTTTTTAACTTCAGTAGAGGATGCGCTTATTGCTAAAACAAATGCAGAAGTTGGCGACCTTATCATGTTTGGCGCTGATTCTTTTGAAGTAGTGACTGCAACGTTAGGCGCTGTTCGTACACATTTAGCTAAAGAGTTAGATCTCATTGATTCTTCCAAGTTTAATTTCTTATGGGTCGTAGATTGGCCACAATTTGAATACGATAAAGAAGAAGGGCGCTATGTATCTGCGCATCATCCTTTTACAATGCCAAAAGAAGAAGACATTCCGTACTTACAGACAGATCCGGCAAAAGTTAATGCTCAAGCTTATGATGTAGTGTTGAATGGCTATGAGCTAGGCGGTGGGTCTTTACGGATTCACACTAGAGAATTGCAAGAACAGGTTTTTAGAACCCTAGGATTTACACAAGAAAAGATGAATGAACAATTCGATTTCTTATTAGAAGCTTTAGATTATGGATTTCCGCCTCACGGTGGCATAGCGTTAGGGTTGGATCGTTTAGTCATGCTTGTAGCAGGAGAAGATAACATCCGAGAAGTTATGGCCTTTCCTAAAAACGGAAAAGCTATGGACCCGATGACACATGCGCCAAGTACCGTTTCCCCACTTCAATTGTATGAACTAAATATTGATGTGACAGATACGGAGGAATAA
- a CDS encoding acyl-CoA thioesterase: MYPGYFRKPHYYETDQMGIVHHSNYIRWFEEARVDLLEYLNLPYSDLEQAGIIVPVLEVSCQYKGMIRYGENVRIDPTVIKYNGTRLDFSYEIINEKNQTVTTGTSKHCFLEAQNNQFIRLKKVQPTFHQIFTDYLGD; this comes from the coding sequence ATGTATCCAGGTTACTTCCGTAAACCTCATTATTATGAAACAGACCAAATGGGAATTGTGCACCATTCAAATTATATACGCTGGTTTGAAGAAGCTCGCGTAGATTTATTAGAGTATTTAAATCTACCTTATTCAGATTTAGAACAAGCTGGCATTATTGTCCCTGTTTTAGAAGTAAGTTGCCAATATAAAGGGATGATCCGTTATGGAGAAAATGTACGCATTGACCCTACTGTGATAAAGTATAACGGCACGCGCTTAGATTTTTCATATGAGATTATAAATGAAAAAAATCAAACTGTCACAACGGGTACAAGTAAACATTGTTTTTTAGAAGCTCAGAATAATCAATTCATCCGTCTGAAAAAAGTTCAACCTACATTCCATCAGATTTTCACTGACTACTTAGGAGACTAA
- the comGG gene encoding competence type IV pilus minor pilin ComGG produces MGNGQSKKHRGGVLLTAVFTVVMMSILLLFLTENYRIQAQFTQRTRQYYETQIIKELFLTDYQALPESKRPKKGEAIYNQGKLNFEKEKDYLLLTVNVGEQEKKFKETISKTD; encoded by the coding sequence ATGGGAAATGGACAATCGAAAAAGCATAGAGGTGGCGTGTTACTTACTGCTGTTTTTACTGTAGTTATGATGAGCATATTATTGTTATTTCTAACAGAAAATTACCGTATACAAGCCCAGTTTACACAACGCACTCGACAATATTATGAAACTCAGATCATTAAAGAATTGTTTTTGACAGATTATCAAGCGCTACCAGAAAGTAAGCGTCCCAAGAAGGGAGAGGCTATTTATAATCAGGGAAAATTAAATTTTGAAAAAGAAAAAGACTACTTATTATTAACAGTTAACGTAGGTGAACAAGAGAAAAAATTTAAAGAAACGATTAGCAAAACAGATTAG
- the comGC gene encoding competence type IV pilus major pilin ComGC — protein sequence MIKKWPLEFELKKRITKKFESFKKKTKKGFTLIEMMIVLLVISILVLLFIPNLSKQKDTVSDQGDKAVVKVVESQIEIYEINHDKKITDNELQKLVTSEQYKIYKKYQN from the coding sequence ATGATAAAAAAATGGCCACTGGAGTTTGAGCTAAAGAAAAGAATAACTAAAAAATTTGAGAGCTTTAAGAAAAAAACAAAAAAGGGCTTCACACTTATTGAAATGATGATCGTTTTACTTGTCATTAGCATTTTAGTTTTATTGTTTATCCCTAATTTGTCAAAACAAAAAGACACCGTTTCAGATCAAGGAGATAAAGCAGTCGTCAAAGTTGTAGAGTCGCAAATTGAAATTTATGAAATTAACCATGACAAAAAGATTACCGATAACGAATTACAAAAACTAGTCACTTCGGAGCAATATAAGATTTATAAAAAATACCAAAATTAG
- the comGF gene encoding competence type IV pilus minor pilin ComGF — MIECAIALLVLSLFLLGTLGVLQQSKQVQQAVYGRNMQEWHVFLLQFENKLAEGKYSRVTNNRIYYHKLNDSTDREYECRIELNMNRNEIAIREKNGYEPILTEVKKLQFRKSKQYILFTVTFLNGEQKNGKWTIEKA; from the coding sequence TTGATTGAGTGTGCGATAGCTCTTTTAGTATTAAGTTTGTTTTTATTAGGAACACTGGGAGTTTTACAGCAAAGTAAGCAAGTACAACAAGCCGTATATGGTAGAAATATGCAAGAGTGGCATGTTTTTTTATTACAATTTGAGAATAAATTAGCTGAAGGAAAGTATTCACGAGTGACTAATAATAGGATTTACTACCATAAATTAAACGATTCGACTGATCGAGAATATGAGTGTCGTATTGAGTTGAACATGAACCGTAATGAGATTGCGATACGAGAAAAAAATGGATACGAGCCTATATTAACAGAAGTAAAAAAATTACAATTTCGTAAAAGTAAACAATATATTTTATTTACGGTCACTTTTTTGAATGGGGAGCAGAAAAATGGGAAATGGACAATCGAAAAAGCATAG
- the comGD gene encoding competence type IV pilus minor pilin ComGD: protein MKPYQGFTLIESLLVLFVITLFVALPSIAIKDTKETLEVMHFFDRFEKNVLATQQAAITSNKRTRMIQRDTTTEYYFYTETIEKLDMPEDLKASRIKTLYFNSGTGNNSSLQELHFYWDKNNQKITYSFLFARGHYEKKITTIN from the coding sequence ATGAAACCTTACCAAGGTTTTACCTTGATAGAGTCTTTGCTAGTTTTATTTGTTATCACGTTGTTTGTTGCCTTGCCTTCTATTGCGATAAAAGATACTAAAGAAACATTAGAAGTTATGCATTTTTTTGATCGATTCGAAAAAAATGTACTTGCAACTCAACAAGCGGCGATTACTTCTAATAAGAGAACAAGGATGATTCAAAGAGATACCACCACTGAATACTATTTTTATACAGAAACCATTGAAAAACTTGATATGCCAGAAGACTTAAAAGCAAGTAGAATAAAAACGCTTTATTTCAACTCAGGAACAGGGAATAATAGTAGCTTGCAAGAGCTTCATTTTTATTGGGACAAAAATAATCAAAAAATTACTTATAGTTTTTTGTTTGCAAGGGGACATTATGAAAAGAAGATTACAACCATTAACTGA
- the hisS gene encoding histidine--tRNA ligase gives MSYQRPKGTNDILPGESEKWQFIEDTARILFNDYQYQEIRTPAFEHYEVISRSVGGTTDIVSKEMYDFYDKGGRHITLRPEGTAPIVRAYVEHKLYGPEYNTPYKVFYMGPMFRYERPQKGRLRQFHQIGVEAFGSDNPATDVETMVMALEFFKQLGINQQRLVINTLGDQETRENYRQALVDYFSAHESELSEDSNRRLHENPLRILDSKDPADQKFVVDAPSILDYLSKEAQDHFTQVTTMLDALEVPYEIEPTMVRGLDYYTHTIFEIMNDNPQLGAQSTICAGGRYDQLVEELGGPATPGFGFAIGIERILLVLENEKVTLPATHRLDAYVVNIGDATNVEALKVIQAIRNAGFSADRDVMGRKAKAQFKSADKEGAKLVLTLGENELNAGMINVKSMETGEEKRIELSSIYNDFTQIFDEMN, from the coding sequence ATGAGTTACCAACGCCCTAAGGGTACAAATGATATTTTGCCTGGTGAGTCTGAGAAGTGGCAATTTATCGAAGATACAGCACGTATATTATTTAACGATTATCAATATCAAGAGATTCGTACGCCTGCATTTGAGCACTACGAAGTGATTTCAAGAAGTGTAGGTGGAACAACAGATATTGTTTCTAAAGAGATGTATGATTTTTATGATAAAGGTGGACGTCATATTACATTACGTCCAGAAGGCACAGCCCCTATTGTGCGAGCTTACGTTGAACATAAATTATATGGGCCTGAGTATAACACGCCTTATAAAGTATTTTATATGGGACCTATGTTTCGTTATGAACGACCACAAAAGGGACGTTTACGGCAATTTCACCAAATAGGTGTTGAAGCTTTTGGCTCAGATAATCCAGCAACAGATGTGGAAACGATGGTTATGGCGCTGGAATTTTTTAAACAGTTAGGGATTAACCAACAGCGCTTAGTAATTAATACTTTAGGTGATCAAGAAACAAGAGAGAATTATCGACAAGCTCTTGTTGATTATTTTTCTGCTCATGAAAGCGAACTGAGTGAGGATTCCAATAGACGCCTACATGAGAATCCATTACGTATTTTAGATAGCAAAGATCCAGCGGACCAAAAATTTGTCGTAGACGCTCCTTCAATTTTGGATTACTTAAGTAAAGAGGCTCAAGATCATTTTACACAAGTAACAACCATGCTTGATGCTTTAGAAGTTCCTTATGAAATTGAGCCTACGATGGTACGAGGGTTGGATTATTATACACATACGATTTTTGAAATTATGAACGATAATCCGCAGCTAGGAGCACAATCCACGATTTGTGCTGGTGGTCGTTATGATCAATTAGTGGAAGAATTAGGTGGTCCAGCTACTCCAGGATTTGGTTTTGCTATTGGTATTGAACGAATATTATTAGTTCTGGAAAATGAAAAGGTGACTTTACCTGCAACACACCGATTGGATGCCTACGTTGTTAATATTGGTGATGCTACAAATGTTGAAGCACTAAAAGTTATTCAAGCTATTCGTAATGCTGGTTTTTCTGCTGACCGTGATGTTATGGGTCGCAAAGCAAAAGCACAATTTAAATCTGCTGATAAAGAAGGTGCTAAGCTCGTGCTTACTTTAGGGGAAAATGAGTTAAATGCCGGGATGATTAATGTAAAATCAATGGAAACAGGTGAGGAAAAACGGATTGAATTGTCCTCGATTTATAATGATTTTACACAAATTTTTGATGAAATGAATTAA